Proteins from one Desulfonema limicola genomic window:
- a CDS encoding tyrosine-type recombinase/integrase, with amino-acid sequence MDKPGKKYTDSAMQDFLELISQYLLYIKRTRPPGIERQKRILKVLNDLVLSLVKLGIAADAVRIPDIDLYLKKTCQGLSSGTTRDNRSIIRAFLRYLYHEHRLYEKDISVQLISAPVFNQDNPPRFLRTEEVSRLFAAASLSTPKDLRTNAILHLAFSSGLRPVETAKITLDDIAFKQGELAVPSRKGVNPAVFPLSEDTVKAVTAYIIGARPESRARELFLGLYPPYEPVTVYVIRSSISQLMRKAGVLGTPYSLRHTYAQNLLESGASIYEIKEMLGHDSLKSTKKYLHVDIKLMRKVLFNDTI; translated from the coding sequence ATGGATAAACCAGGAAAAAAATACACAGACAGCGCCATGCAGGATTTTTTGGAGCTGATTTCACAATACCTGCTCTATATAAAAAGAACCCGTCCCCCTGGTATTGAACGGCAGAAGCGGATTTTAAAGGTTCTCAATGACCTGGTTTTATCCCTGGTTAAACTCGGGATTGCGGCAGATGCGGTAAGAATCCCGGATATTGACCTTTATTTGAAAAAAACATGCCAGGGCCTTTCATCCGGAACAACCAGGGATAACAGGTCAATAATAAGGGCATTTCTGCGGTATCTTTATCACGAACACAGGCTGTATGAAAAAGACATCTCTGTTCAGCTGATTTCAGCACCAGTGTTTAACCAGGATAATCCGCCCAGATTTCTGCGGACTGAAGAAGTCAGCCGTCTGTTTGCTGCTGCAAGTCTTTCCACGCCAAAAGATCTGCGTACAAATGCCATACTGCATCTTGCGTTTTCAAGCGGTTTGAGACCTGTTGAAACAGCAAAAATCACCCTGGATGACATCGCATTTAAACAGGGAGAACTTGCAGTTCCGTCAAGAAAAGGTGTCAACCCTGCTGTTTTTCCTCTTTCCGAGGATACTGTAAAAGCTGTTACTGCCTATATTATCGGTGCCAGACCTGAAAGCAGGGCAAGAGAGCTGTTTCTCGGACTTTATCCGCCATATGAACCGGTTACTGTTTATGTAATCAGGTCGAGTATAAGTCAGCTTATGAGAAAAGCCGGTGTTTTGGGGACTCCATACAGTCTCAGGCATACTTACGCACAAAATCTTCTTGAAAGCGGTGCGTCAATATATGAAATCAAGGAGATGCTCGGTCATGACAGCCTGAAAAGCACGAAAAAGTACCTGCATGTTGACATTAAACTTATGAGAAAGGTTTTGTTCAATGATACGATTTAA